TCCGTCACCCCCACCTGTCTGGCCTTTGGTCTCAAACTCTTGAGCAGATTCTTGCTTTCCAATTCGTCGAGGAAGTAAACCACAGGTAATTATTTTCACGCGATTTTATATTTGTTATGGTCACACAATTTCAACGCTTGATTCGCTCACGAGCATTCGACCATTCTTGCTGATGACCTCACTCGTTGCCAAACATCTCCCGCAGAGCGGAATGACGAAGATGCAATCGATTTCATCCTCAACGTATTTCGTAACTTTGCGAATGAGAACTTCCTTATCATTTGGGTTCAAATCTCCCCTGAAAGCGCTGTACTGCACTCTCGTAAGACCAAATCGGCCTAACACTCTTGCGAGCTGCTGGCGCCTTTTATCATCGTGGATGTCATAAACTACTAATGTGAGCATATTTATTACTGATGATTCATATGTGTTACAAATAATTTTACAAAAAAAATAGTGCGTGCGCTCATTAACAATTATATGGAACGATCGCACACCATCAATCACACCATCAATATTACTTTTAAAAATAATTACGGTCAGTTACAGTGGTTTCCCCAAGCATTCCATAATAGAGCTCGATAAATTGGTACCTGGACAATATGAAGCACAAGGAAAAACCCCCTAAGTCCCTAAATGAGAAGTGATAAGATTACCGAAATAATAATTGCAGAATCATTATTCCAAATTGACAATTGATAAATGACCACAACTAAAATAATGGTTAACAATAAGTTAACAATAAAAAAGAAAGTATAAGATCTTCTTGCTTATTAAAAACAACAAACGGTAATTACAAATATTGGATTGACCATATTTTTTCTTAAAGGGGAAGGTAATAACCATGTCAAATCAGGTGGGGAGAGACAGGATTCCTTGCCTCAGTGTGGAGGAGTCAATGTTCGAGAAAACATTTGAAGACATTTGTGGATTTCCTCCATATCCTCATCAAAAACAAACCGCTGAGTCTCTCATTCAAAATAAAAGTATTCTGCTGCGTGCTCCGACTGGTTCGGGAAAATCTGAGGCTATTTTTCTACCCTTCTTGATAGCCAGACAAGAGAAGCTACCATCACAGATGATTTATTCGCTACCAATGAGAACTTTGGTCGATGATGTCTCAAACAGATTTCAAAAATTGGCCCATAAAGTATCTGGAGGAATCAGAGTCGTTGGCCATCATGGCAAGAGAATGGAAAGTCCCTTATTCTACGCAGATGTCGTTGTAACAACAATCGACCAGACAACCGGAGCTTATGCATGCACACCTCTTAATTTGCCATTAAGGCACGGTAATATTCCGGCAGGGGCTGTCGCCTCATCTCTTTTGGTATTTGATGAAGTTCATACTTTTGAACCCTTATTGGGACTTCAAGTAGCATTGATTTTGGCAAAACATTCGGCGAAATTGGGATTTCCATTTGTTTTTATGTCTGCTACAATGCCAGACTCGTTTGTCAATTTTATGAGAAAACAATATAATACTGAATTTGTAGATGCAAATGAAAATGATATAAGAGTGAGAAAAGAAAGAAACTTATTTATCCACGCAAAATTAAGTGAAGAATTGGATGCGAAAAAAATCATCTCGTTTATAAAGGATTCCAATGAAAGAATAATAATTGTGTGCAACAGGGTGTCAAAGGCCCAGGAAATTTATGAACAAATCCGCAACGAGGCTTTGAATAAAGGCTTCAAGTTAATACTATTACATTCTCGGTTCCTGGAAGATGATCGAGAAAGGAAGGAAAAAGAGCTGAAAGAGATCTTTGGAGAAAGAGACCCGAAGAGCAAGGCAATTTTGATCTCAACTCAGGTCATTGAAGTTGGACTTGACATCACCTGCGAGATTATGATTTCAGAATTGGCTCCAATTGATGCACTAATCCAAAGAGCTGGGAGGTGTGCACGACGGGGCGGAATTGGCCATTTTTATGTATTTAATGTCAGTGACTTTGCTCCTTATAAAGAACAAGAGGATATCATCATAAAGACCAAGAAAGAACTAGAACGGATCGACGGACGGAAGCTAGATTGGGAATTGGAGAAAGAATTGATTAATAGGATATTGGGAGGTTGTTTTGAGGAATACCTAAAACCTGAATATGGAGCACGAGTACTGAATGAGCTCGCAGAGGGAGCTTTTTTCGGTAATCGACAACAAGTCGAAAGAACGGTTAGAGAAACTTTGGCTTGTGATATAACCATACACGATGATCCAGCTGCACTGGGCACTCGAATATTTTCATTGGAAAAAATGAAATTGAATGCAGGACTCCTTCGTCGATTTGTACAGAACGAGAAACCTCTGATCTGGAAAATTGAAACTGATGACATCGAAGAGGAAAAGGTCATTCCCAAAATACTGGTCTGCAAGGATACGGATATTCATCCATATGGATTCTATATTATTCATCCCGATTTCGCATATTATAGCGATGAACTCGGACTACAATTAGGCAAAAAAGGTTTACCGCTTGATAGTCGCGAAAGCATATCCAGAGACGAATTAATAATGAAAAGAAAGGAAGAAAGCTGGAATGAACATTCAAGGCTTACACTACAGTACTTCAGGAATAACATCCTTCCATATTACTGGCTCCCAATTACGAAACTCGCCGATTCTTGGAGGATTGAAAGAGATGGATTTATAGCTAGACTAGAGTTATGCTTAGTCCTGCATGATCTGGGAAAATTGACCGTTGAATGGCAAAAGAAAATCGGAAGAAAATCTCAACCACTAGCTCATTCAAATGCAGATACTGGAAAACGATTACCCCCACATTCCACGATATCAGCATACGTTTTATCGGACATATTCTTCGACTGGGGCAATTTCGGTGATGCTTTGCGGTTTTCAATTGCACACCATCATGGAGTTAGATCAAGAGAAGTACCAAGATACGAATTAATTCCAGAATGGAAAGATGAAGCTATTAAGGTTACTTCGATGGTCAATTTGGATCTGGATTTTTCAAAAATTGAAAAGAGGGCAAGGCAGTTGAGCTCAACTATGCTTGATACATTTCCATTGATCAAGAATGAAAAATTTTACAGGACATATTGTGTTGTTTCCAGAATCCTTAGATTGTCGGATAGAATTGCTACAGCAGGTGATGAAAATGCAATACTATGTTATGAAAACTGGTATGGAAATGTTTGACGCTTGCCGGGCCTATGGATTGGCCTTGGTATTAGATACTATAGCGAGGATAAAAGACATTGATTCAAGATTGTGCATAGAGGATGTTGGTCCGTATTATTTGGTTGATGGACCGCAAATCGATGAAATACCAAGTGATCTTGAAAAAGATACTAACTGGATAAGCTTATTCAGCCAAAATAATTCCTGGAACTATATATTTCTTACAACCCTTAGCCAGAATCGGAAGGACAAGAAAAGAGAGGAATATCAAAAAGAAGCGACTAACAAAATCGGTGATATTCTCCAAAATTATAGTAGGTTGGGTTACGTTCCAAAAATTGCGGCCGAAGGTTCCGCGGGAAGAAACGAGAAGAGTGCTGGATATGATACGATATACATGTCGATAGAGGTACGGGCTGGAAAAGGTATCCGTTCATTCGTCAGAGACAGGTATGGTGAAGGAGAACAACTTCAGGCTCCAAAGGCGGACCTCTCATTAGCATACTTAGGAGGCGCTCATTTCATGCATTGGGTATGGGGTGATACCGCTGTTGGCATTCTGCCGGCGCCTGAAAGAGTGATCCTTAGGAATCACTGCGAAATTCAGAAACTTTTACTCGAAGATAGAATCAATAAACTGAGTCTCATTACAATTCTGGCAAACTACGCAGTGAATTTGGCTGAAAGGATCAGGAAGATAAAAGCAGATGGTACAAGCTATGCATCAAGCTATTCAAAGCTTATATATAATGCGCTGGTAAGAACAGGCACCCAGTGGAAGCCTGCGTCCGCAGGCTTATTTCCGCTTGGATTTTTTTGGCAAATGATAAATGATAATAATCGATACTCAGAAGAAATATTCAGGGTTTGGAAAGACCTATTCGAAAAAGGAAGTCGAAAAGGTCGAGAGGATCTAGCCTTCTCACTCTCGGAATTTCTAACCTATCCCAATCTTGCTTCACTCGAGAATCATATGAATGTCCATTTAAGATATTTGTTGAGCAAGGAGGTGCTCATTAGGACATACTCAAAGGAAAACATGCAGTTGGTGATGAAATATGTCTAACATGAAATTAGGTGAAATATTTGGGAATAAAGCCATTGAAGACTTTGGCACGGCTTTAAGAAAAGCAGTGAGAGATGAGCGCAGCCAAGACTACGCTTCGTTGATCGAACTAGAATATGTTGAAAAACCAGAGGAATTCGCTGAGGCTGTAAAAAAATTCCTGAGAAGATACGATAGCTATGCAAAAAAATACAAGATAATCAGACCCAGCGATGACAGCTTAATTGAAATGATGAAACTGGTTGATTTGTACGGCGTGAGGGTAATTAGAGCAGCACTTATTGCGCACGCATTGGTTAAGGCACCTACAGAAGAAGTCACACAAGGAGGAGAAATAAATGAGTGATGGAATTTTTGAAATGGCAATATTGGGAAGAGTGGTGTGGGATTTACACTCTCTGAACAACGAAGGAACTGTCGGGAATGTAACTGAGCCGAGAACAGTTGTCTTGGCAAACGGTGAAAAAACCGATGGGATCTCTGGGGAAATGCTCAAGCACATTCATGCTGAGAACCTCTGGATATTGGAAGCAAACAAAGACAGTTTTTGCGAAGCTTGCAAGAGACTAGAACCAGCCAGGGCAGACAAAAACACAAATGTAACAAAAAAGAATACGCCTCAAGATGCAGTAAGGCAGGCCATCATCGATTGCACGCTCTGTGATGCACATGGTTTTTTGATTCAGAAGCCTACTGTGGCACGTCCATCGACAATTGAATTTGGATGGGCTGTCGGAATCCCCGAGATCCATAGAGATATCCATTTGCACGCAAGGCATGCACTCGGAGAAAAGGTGAAACCAAAGGGTGCCCCCCAGACGGGAAAATGCGATTCATGCGGAAGAGATAATGTTGACGTATGGGAGATCGAGCAACAAAAACTCTGCAAAGATTGCGCGGCGACATTGACGACGTCCCAAATGATATATCATCGCCCGACTAGATCTGGTGCATATGCAGTTGTAACAGTATTCCAGCCTTGGAAGATTGGTCTCAATAACGTCAACTATGCCTACGAGATCGACGATAACAAAAGAAAAGAAAGATACAACCTTGTGCTTAAGGCATATCAAACTATGTTCATGCGAACTGAAGGCGCGATGACCACCACGCGGTTGCCGCATACAGAAGGATTTGAAGGATTGATCGTTGTATCAAAAGCAAATATGCCAGCACCGATTATTAGCCCATTAAGAGAGGACTACAAGGACGAAATCAAGAAGATCGCGACTATGATGAATCAAACATCAAATCAATCAGTGAACGAGAATGAGATCCTTGAAGTCATGGAATTTAGCTCGATCTCGTCATTTATTGAAAAAATGAAAGGTCTGCTCGAGAGAAGACCTTACAAACTGACTCTGGAAAAATGAGTTTCCAAGGTGATGAAGTGATCTGGCTTAGAGCGGAATACGAATTTGGTAGCCTGTTTTCATACAGGATACCAAATTTCTCTCCTTCTTTTGCGATGTCATCCCCTATACCTGGCCCATCTGCAATCAAGCTTGCTTTGGTCTCTTCTGCCATTGAAACCACAGGGAACATAGAGTATGGAAAAAGAATATTCAACATAGTAAAGAAGTCGGAGGTTCTGGTTGAACCACCTGATAAGGTCGCCATATCAAGACAGCTAATTAAGAGAAGAAAACAAGAGCTAATCGCGAAAAAAATGCAGAAAGGGAAGTCAAAAATTGGTAAATGTAGCAAATGTGGTCAAGAAAAGGAAATATGGGAAATTGACGGGGAGTTCATTTGCAAGGACTGCGGGGAGAATTCTTTAATCTCCACATTTGGAATACGAGAATATGTACACTTCTCGGGTCCTATAAAGATATTTATTTCAGTCCAAGATGAAGTTGAGAAAGATATCCGTAATCAACTGGCGAGAATCAGACAATTTGGCACCTCTGATTCGATTGTCTTTTGCAGAAAAATTGAAAATGTAGAACCTTCAAGAAATAAATGCGTACAACCGATCGATATAGCTGACTATGAGGAAGTGCGACTACCAAAATCAAAAATGATTCTAATTCTGATAGATATTGCGGAATCTTCATCATTTGAGGATATTAATCCATACACAAAGGGAAATAGAAAAGAGGCATTTGTTTTAAGACCATATGTCTTTCCTTTGATTGAGGAGAAGATAGGAAAGAATTGGACGATCTACAAGTTGGAACCTTTGGCCTAAGGAAGATGTATGCTAGAACTGTCAAAAATCACTATGCATCTGAAATTTAACACACCAGCAGTATTTCCTCGCTGGCTAGGATCAGCATTCAGAGGAGGCTTTGGAGAGCATTTGAGGCGAGCCTGTTGTTCTGACGTGGAAAGAGGCTGCAGAAAATGCAACTCTAATAATGACTGCGTGTACTACTACATATATGAGCGCGAAAGTGCAACTCGTGGATATGCACCTCCGACAAGACCTGTTATTATCGTGCCCCCATTCTTTGGTAGGGAGCTTGAATTCAAGAATGGTTGCCGATTGAATGTTGATATCTACTTTTTCGGAAAATTTCGAAAATACTTACCTCACACATTGCTGGGAATTAAACTCCTAGGTTTCACTGGCATTGGTGGGATCAGGAGATACAATATGAATAGATTCACGATCGAGAGTGCGGAATGCGCGTTTTCTGGGGAGAAAATATATGACGGAGAGACGATTAAACTGACGAAGCTCAAGACTCTCGACATTTCCGATCCTGAGTTGTATAACGATTTCGAAGGCCTTATCGAAGTTGGTTTCAGAACACCAATCATTTTGAAGTCCTCGGAATTCCCGCCATCGCCTCAAAAACTGCTCGAGATGATCAGGTCGAGGCTGATTCTATATGTCAATGAATACGGAGACGGCTCAACAGTTGACGATTTTACATGCAAAGGTGAGGTCATCCCGATTTCAAAACATTTCCACGAATTAGAGCGCCGCTCTCGTAGAACTGGCGCGAGAAGATTCGATGGATACACCGGCATCGCCAGATATCGTTTTGAGGGGCTTGATGACGTTGGGAAATGGCTCTTGAGCGTCGGGGCACTCATGGGCGCGGGTCCGCGATCGGCCTTCGGGTGCGGATTTTTGACCGTAAAAGAAGTCTCTTCCACTGAAGATAGATAGGATATCTACCACTTTTTGCGATCTTTACCGATTTCTTTGCGCAATGTTTCTAGAAATCAGGATCGTAATTCTTAGTAAAAACCTAAATTCGAATTTTCTGATGCGTAAAAATCAGTTCCTTGTGAACACGAGAAATTCGTTCGACTACCTTTTGTCTCTTTTTCAAAAATTTTTTCCGATAATATTCTATTCTGTAACACAAAATTCAAAAAAGTAATACGAATGAGGCTATTACATGCTCACGAAAAATCATGACCCTGCTACTCTCTGGAGAAGGCAATATCTTGCAACAATGGCTTGCGAGAAATCCAGAAATTTCTATGATGATGAACACACTGCGATTCGGTTCGCAGAAAATCCATACGTCTGGAAAGATGGTAGATTACGATGCAGTCAACTTGAAATAAAGAAAAATTGGAGCGTTCTGGATATCGGGGCGGGTCCCGGCACGATGGCGATACCTCTGGCGAAACGCTGTCGGAAGGTAACGGCTGTTGAACCGTCGAAACCGATGGTCAAGATTCTCAAGCGAAATTCCAGGATACACGGTCTCCAAAACATTGAGGTCGTTCACAGTCGCTGGGAAGATGTCAACGAGGATATTGGACGTCACGACGTCATCATCGCAGCATATTCCCTCATGATGGAAGATATTGAAGGCGCTTTGTTGAAAATGGACAGACTTGCCAATAAACATGTCCACCTCTACTGGTTTGCTGGAGTTCCATTCTGGGAAAGAATAAGGGCCGACCTCTTCCCGATCATTTACAAAAAAGAATATTCATGCTCGCCAAAATGCGATCTGATATACCGAGTCCTGTATAATCATGGCATTTATCCAGACGTCATCAACCTCTCCAACGGCGCTTTCCCGAGGTACAGATCGTTCACTACAAAGGAGGCGCTGGCAGAACTCAGAGAACTGCTTTGGCTCAATGAGGGCGTACACGATGATATCCTCATAGATTACATCAAAAATCGTTACAAAAAGGACGGAGAAGATCGGTGGCTCAGACCAGACAATACCGTGCGCGTCAGAATTTCCTGGCGACCCGATCACAAATCCAGGAAATGGTGAATGTCAGCTCGCATCGTGATACGTTTTTCCCTCTTTCATTCTCACAATTCTATCGCTGATCCACTGCACAACTTCAGGATCGTGAGAAATGAAGAGGTAGCTCGTGCCCATCTCCTCCTGGATGCGCCGCAATAGATGGAGAATCTGTGCCTGCATCAACGGATCGAGCATCGAAGTTGGCTCGTCAAGCACGACGAGTTTGGGGTTGAGGGCGATCGCTCTCGCAATCGCGATTCTCTGCATTTGACCTCCGCTCAGCTGGAAAGGGTATCGATCGA
This region of Methanomassiliicoccales archaeon genomic DNA includes:
- a CDS encoding DevR family CRISPR-associated autoregulator, yielding MSDGIFEMAILGRVVWDLHSLNNEGTVGNVTEPRTVVLANGEKTDGISGEMLKHIHAENLWILEANKDSFCEACKRLEPARADKNTNVTKKNTPQDAVRQAIIDCTLCDAHGFLIQKPTVARPSTIEFGWAVGIPEIHRDIHLHARHALGEKVKPKGAPQTGKCDSCGRDNVDVWEIEQQKLCKDCAATLTTSQMIYHRPTRSGAYAVVTVFQPWKIGLNNVNYAYEIDDNKRKERYNLVLKAYQTMFMRTEGAMTTTRLPHTEGFEGLIVVSKANMPAPIISPLREDYKDEIKKIATMMNQTSNQSVNENEILEVMEFSSISSFIEKMKGLLERRPYKLTLEK
- a CDS encoding class I SAM-dependent methyltransferase, with the protein product MLTKNHDPATLWRRQYLATMACEKSRNFYDDEHTAIRFAENPYVWKDGRLRCSQLEIKKNWSVLDIGAGPGTMAIPLAKRCRKVTAVEPSKPMVKILKRNSRIHGLQNIEVVHSRWEDVNEDIGRHDVIIAAYSLMMEDIEGALLKMDRLANKHVHLYWFAGVPFWERIRADLFPIIYKKEYSCSPKCDLIYRVLYNHGIYPDVINLSNGAFPRYRSFTTKEALAELRELLWLNEGVHDDILIDYIKNRYKKDGEDRWLRPDNTVRVRISWRPDHKSRKW
- the cas3 gene encoding CRISPR-associated helicase Cas3', translated to MFEKTFEDICGFPPYPHQKQTAESLIQNKSILLRAPTGSGKSEAIFLPFLIARQEKLPSQMIYSLPMRTLVDDVSNRFQKLAHKVSGGIRVVGHHGKRMESPLFYADVVVTTIDQTTGAYACTPLNLPLRHGNIPAGAVASSLLVFDEVHTFEPLLGLQVALILAKHSAKLGFPFVFMSATMPDSFVNFMRKQYNTEFVDANENDIRVRKERNLFIHAKLSEELDAKKIISFIKDSNERIIIVCNRVSKAQEIYEQIRNEALNKGFKLILLHSRFLEDDRERKEKELKEIFGERDPKSKAILISTQVIEVGLDITCEIMISELAPIDALIQRAGRCARRGGIGHFYVFNVSDFAPYKEQEDIIIKTKKELERIDGRKLDWELEKELINRILGGCFEEYLKPEYGARVLNELAEGAFFGNRQQVERTVRETLACDITIHDDPAALGTRIFSLEKMKLNAGLLRRFVQNEKPLIWKIETDDIEEEKVIPKILVCKDTDIHPYGFYIIHPDFAYYSDELGLQLGKKGLPLDSRESISRDELIMKRKEESWNEHSRLTLQYFRNNILPYYWLPITKLADSWRIERDGFIARLELCLVLHDLGKLTVEWQKKIGRKSQPLAHSNADTGKRLPPHSTISAYVLSDIFFDWGNFGDALRFSIAHHHGVRSREVPRYELIPEWKDEAIKVTSMVNLDLDFSKIEKRARQLSSTMLDTFPLIKNEKFYRTYCVVSRILRLSDRIATAGDENAILCYENWYGNV
- the cas2 gene encoding CRISPR-associated endonuclease Cas2; translated protein: MLTLVVYDIHDDKRRQQLARVLGRFGLTRVQYSAFRGDLNPNDKEVLIRKVTKYVEDEIDCIFVIPLCGRCLATSEVISKNGRMLVSESSVEIV
- the cas6 gene encoding CRISPR system precrRNA processing endoribonuclease RAMP protein Cas6, coding for MRRACCSDVERGCRKCNSNNDCVYYYIYERESATRGYAPPTRPVIIVPPFFGRELEFKNGCRLNVDIYFFGKFRKYLPHTLLGIKLLGFTGIGGIRRYNMNRFTIESAECAFSGEKIYDGETIKLTKLKTLDISDPELYNDFEGLIEVGFRTPIILKSSEFPPSPQKLLEMIRSRLILYVNEYGDGSTVDDFTCKGEVIPISKHFHELERRSRRTGARRFDGYTGIARYRFEGLDDVGKWLLSVGALMGAGPRSAFGCGFLTVKEVSSTEDR